AAAGATTACCTTGCCAAATCATTTGCTGAGAGTTTGAAGTGGTGATGTAAGTCCATTAATCTTGTGTTTCTTTCTGTTGCAGGGTGGGAATAACGCAGGCCATACTGTGGTTGTTGATGGGAAAGAATATGATTTCCACCTATTTCCTAGTGGCATAATTAATCCAAAGGCCATTTCTTTTATTGGTAAGACACATTCTGTACTTACTAGAGGAAATAATGTGGTGGGTAGCTGCAACTGCAAAAGCAAGCAAAGGAAAACTTACAGATAATTGTCAGTAGGATTTGCTTTAGCTTCAGCTGTTTGACTTTTGTTTCACCACTGCTTTAAAGTGAAGAGTTATTCTACATTCAGTGTCATTTTAGTCTCTTACTAGAAAAATGAAAGTAAGACCCCTCTTTTCATCTTGGTCTTTCTTGTTATACTTCACAATACAAGTTTGAATCCTGCCCTCTACTTGCACATTCCTTTTATACATTCAGAAATATGAATACTCTACTTTGAGGACACAAAAACTAGCACTTAGACTAAAAAAATAATACTGTATAACTCTAGCTTTTCTTTCCTGACTTTCCAGAAATAGGCCCTAAGATGCAAGGATCTGCTTGGAAGGTcatccttcagtttctctctttttgctCACTTTACCAGCTCTTTAAGCTAATGTCATATTTTACTGTAATATTTGTATCATAACATCAGGTTGCAAATGGCATCGTAAAAAAGTTTGCATTCCTTACTGGACATTGCAAGTCTAAATTCCTAAGGTTTTACTTAGCCTTTTTATGAATAAAGATTATCTCTAGTATAAACTGCACCTTTCGCAAGGCTGgtctaaaatataaataaatggatGCATAGGTTTTACCCCAAGTTTGGTAAGTCTATTTCTCCTCAAAGAAATTGCTTGTGGTATTTCAATAATCTATGCTCTTTTGTCCTAATTATGTATCTGAGTTTGAAAATTTGGCACTGGGCATTAAGAGTGTATTTAAGTGATAGGCAAACTGAAATGTTATACTTGTCCAAAATTAGGatgctttctgaaagaaaaattttttaCAGAATATGCAAGAAATGAATGTAAGCTTTACTGAGTCTCAGATCTCTAGTTCCACTTTTGTTCCATTTGGTGATTTCCAAATAGATGATTGAAATATATGAAacaattttggattttttttctgataaatattGTGTATTGTCTTGCTTTCCAATTTACTCTTCTGTCAATTAGCAAGGAATAGAAGTAAGTTATCCTAAATTTAGGCTGCAAGAAACTGTTGCGGGTATTTCTGATGTTCCCAAGAAGGAAGTAGCAGCTGTTTTCAGCCCACTACATCTAATCTTCCACATCTCATCAGTATGCTGTGTATTCCTTGTGGATTTTAAATTGTAGTTCAGTAGTAGGGAGAAAGCATTGCTGATGTATTACAGCACAATTTTGAGCTAAGTTTAAAAAATAGgtgaatacagaagaaaaatactatAACCCAGACTTGCCAGTGTTGTAAGGCCACTGATTTCTTTGAGCTTTCACCAGTGAACAGCTGAGACTAAAGGCCTGGTGCAAAGTCCACcacaataaaataaaaggatCCACTTACTTCTGCTGACTTTGGAGCAGGCCCTACACTCGAATCTGAAATAAGCAAGTTCTATATTTCTGATTTCAGCAGGCTTGTAGCTATTTACCCAAAATGAAGATTTATCTGTAAAAGTTCTCAAGAGCACTTCGTGGGAAATGTGAGAAACCTAgtcttactttttttaataagattgcAGACAGCAAGTGTTTAAAGGCATTACGTGCTAAGAATGGGTATTTTActtcttgctttaaaataaatcatttatgTTCCCAAAGGTAATGGAGTGGTTATCCATTTACCAGGCTTGTTTGAAGAagctgaaaagaatgaaaagaaaggtTTGTATCGAGCAATTTTTAACCTTTCCTTATAATGGCACCTAATTTAAGGGCTTTTTTAAACCTTCTTTTCTGACAATAAATATTCAGCACAATAACATTCTGGATTTTAAGTAATGAAGCAAAaggtattaaaaatattaaattgtttTGTAGCCTTTagacagattttcaaaagcaatgtTTTCATGAAATTTAATGGATTTTATGACATTTTGCTACCACATTAGCTAGAAGATAAAATCCTGATGTTTATGGCAAAGCTTCCCTTGATCTCAAAGGTGAAGATTTAACTCAGAGTTTCTTTGTCCCAGTTTCTGTGCCCAAAGATAAACTctgttagccctgctttgagcaaggattTGGACCAGATAACCTACTGATGTCCCTTCAAACTTAAATTGTTCTGTGTTTCTATATGTAAATTCTATACTTTCTGAGATACAAACAGAGCTTAAGTGATTTATCACATTAATAATTAAGCAAGAAtcttatttccttaaaaaaagaaaggattcatCTTGTTCAATTTATAAGAAATGTATGTGAACCATATCATTCTGTCACTGTAAAGAAAAACTCCATAACaaaaggagaaagctgaaaacaataaaaatgaaaaaagtttatTATCAAAAACATTGCCAAAGTTTGATATTCACCTATGTTTTATCCATTTTGTCTACAGTATTCTTAACAAGAAGCTATAGaaactagaagaaaaatatagaaaaactaAAAGTAAATCTCCAAGTTTGACCAGTCAaagcagctgaaatcagaacacTTTTCTTTATATCTTCTGACAGGTTTAAAAGATTGGGAGAAAAGACTTGTTATATCAGATAGAGCACATATAGGTAAGTGATGATTGAAGGGGGAAGAAAATTCACAAATGATAGCTTAGCTCAGGCTGCTAAACTACATTATCCTGTAAAGCAGTCGTGTTTGATCTAATAGGGTTTCTTTCTAAGTTATGTAGCTGAAAAATAATATTGGATTTTGTACCCTCTAAAGAATGACGTTTTACATGTTTTCACAGAGTTTTAAGCAGTACTAACTCTGTTTTAACGTGAGAAGGCCTATGCACTACCAGTAATAACAAAGGCTGTGCGTTTAGTCTTGAAATTATAGATGTCCGTGATTTCAAGAAGAatgttcttctcctttctcctttggTCTCCCATTGTGTCATCTGGGCTTTCTGTTGCAGTGTTTGACTTTCACCAGGCAGTAGATGGGCTCCAGGAAGTACAACGTCaagcacaagaaggaaaaaagtaaatattttcagcATCTTAATTTCATTAATAACTATGCAAAATTGAAAAATGGATATTactttggaaaacagaaatataatATGTCTGTAAAAAGGcttgctgttgttattaattCTGTGGCTTTTTTCTGCTCCTGCTTATGTTAGTGAAAAAGCTCTTGAGGTATTACTGAAGGCAGGATCAGAACTCTTCCGTATTTCCATTTTCCAGTTCTCTGCACCACACACAGGCATCTTGAAATTCCTATTAAATCCTCAAATTTCATTTCCAATAAAACGATGCTTCCAATTCAGTTTTTATCAGAATAGTGATGCTTTCCTGAATTGTGCCTGAAGTGTTGGCAGGATTAGGTTCTGTACTGGTAGCCATTTATTGCTTATTCAGTTACTCTTCATGGTGATATTagtttctattttaatttaaatgttatATATTAGCACACTATGTAACTTAGCATACTTTATTATTATGACTTCTGAAAGAACAGAGGTTTATGTGAATACATTTGTCTACTTTTCTGTTAGTTTCCTATCAATTTTTGATCCTGTTGGACAATTTCAACCAAATTTAAGACAAGTAGAGATCTCAAAATGACTATATTTCTAAAATGCATGTGAAAATAGGCATATGAGTAGGGAAAGAGCTCTGTTTCTATCCTCATCAAGGTAAAGGCTGCAGTAAGAGCTCATAGGGATAGAGATGGTATGAATAAAGCTTCAACTGGAGTTTGAATCATAGTAAACAAAAAAGACTCAGCTACAAGATTCAAAGCTATAGGAAACCCCCGTTTCATCTGTCTGATCACTCACAAAACTGGTTATTGTTTACAATGTTTACATGGTGCTGCAACTGTGAAAATGTGAGAATTACATTTTGTTCCTGTTGTTTTTTATGAAGGACGTGGAAGTACTACAGTATAGCATAGTAATCATCATTACtgtataatatatgtatatacacaattACTCTCAACTAAGCTTGTCTCAGCCTAACCCAAGGCTTAATCCTTTACTGCATACCGTGAATGTTAGCAATATTTGTGCAAATCTGCTGAAGCATAAAAACTGACgtatatttattaataaaaattatagagctttagtgggtttttttaattgtctcAGAACTCCTGCCCAATATATAGCACATTGAAGAGTTTTAATAAAATTACTTAGCATAAAGCATATTTTTGCAtatgtttatttgttttggggCTTCTTTTTAATTAGTATTGGCACAACAAAGAAAGGGATTGGACCAACATATTCTTCCAAAGCTGCACGAACAGGTCTTCGAATTTGTGACCTCCTTTCCGACTTTGATGAATTTTCTTCAAGGTACAACTATTTTCACTCAGTAATATATTAAAGAGTAATACATTTTGGATAACAGGTTTGCTTTTTAAGGAGATGTTTTTAAATTTGCATAAGAATTTTGTGTATAAATCTtctagaaggagaagaaaattggAAAGAATGTGTGGCTATTTCCTGTACTTCATATGGTCTGTcgtcatttaaaatgaaattttgtacATTGGGAAATGCTCTGACTGAGATATCAAAGTTCTGTGTACTTTCTCTTTATAGCTGTCAGGATATGCACTGTATAATATAAACTGAGTTCTCGCcaaactcacagaatcacagaatggttgaggttggaagggacctctggagatcatctagtccaacccccctctcaagcagggtcacctagagcacattgcacaggatcacgtccagcgcgttttgaatatctccagagaaggagactccaccacctctctgggcaacctgttccagtgctctgtcaccctcacagtgaaaaagtttttcctcatgttcagatggaactgtctgtgtttcagtttgtgcccatttcctcgcgtcctgtcgctgggcaccactgaaaagagtctggctccatcctctcgacaccctcccttcagatacttgtacacgttgataagatctcctctcagccttctcttctccaagctaaacaggcccagctctctcagcctttcctcataagagagatgctccagtcccctaatcatctttgtggcccttcgctggacttgctccagtagtgccacatccctcttgtgctggggagcccagaactggatgcagtactccagatgtggcctcaccagggctgagtagagggggagaatcacctccctcgacctgctggcaacactcttcctgatgcaccccgggataccattggccttcttggccacaagggcacattgctgcctcatgcttaacttggtgtccagcagcactcccaggtccttctcggcagagctgctttccagcaggtcaacccccaacctgtactggtgcatggggttattcctccccaggtgcaggaccctgcacttccctttgttgaacttcatgaggttcctctccgcccacctctccagcctgtccaggtctctctgaatggcagcacagccctctggtgtatcagccactcctcccagttttggatcatcagtaaacttgctgcgggtgcactctgtgccttcatgcaggtcactgatgaagaagttgaacaagactggacccaggactgacccctgggggacaccgctagctacaggcctccaactagactctgtgccactgatcacaaccctctgagctctgccattcagccagttctcaatccacctcactgtccactcatctaacccacacttcctgagcttgtcaaGGAATGTTCTTTATAGAAATCATGTCGATGTTTTACAGATTCAAAAATCTGGCACAGCAGTACAAGTCAATGTTTCCCACGCTGGACGTAGATATAGAAGGACAATTGAAAAAGCTAAAGGTAAGGACTTAACATTTGTAATGTTTATTCAGTGTCAGGAAAAGTACAAtggaaaaaattaatatttattttaatcgaAAAATGTAAACAGAAGGTATACCTGAActatttcttattaaaataattaattaattaaaatgaaaaaccaCATATATTAAGGAAATACATATTGTCATTATTACAAAACCTTTTAATAGCAGTAGATATGTTTTGTAGTAGAATGTTATCTTAGTATGGGCATTAAATAGATGTTATGCTTGATATAATTATTAGTCTCATGTAATGTTTTACTTTTTCAATCTAAGATAACTGTTTTGTATTAAAGTAGTAAAGAGAACCCAAGGTGACACCTGCAGTTAGAAGTCTAATTTGAGCCACAACTGAATTCTAGGCTGTCTGAGCTTATTGAAGAATTGTTTGTGGAAGCTGTGATATAAGAAGATGGTGTTATAAGAATATCTTCTTATAAATAAGTTCAGAATAGTCATTGGTAAAACATCTTCATGAATATGTAAGAAAAGAGTATGCtaaaaaataatctcttttctttcacaagGTCTGTCTGGTACTTGTTCAGAGCCAACACCTTacctttaaagatatttttaaatatctggacatagtaattcttttcttttggagCTTGCATTATTTCTAAGTCCTAGTCTCATCTATATATTCCTTAGTATGTCTAGACTGTAGTCGATAAACAAAATGAGATAGGTATACATCATCTCTGTGAATAGAAATGGTACAGAAATTATGGCATTCTAATAACAAGTCGTGTTCTATGTGAGTGATTGAATaccttcatttgttttttaatggaatatgagctaattgttttatttttcaggcaAAATACAGTTAATGAAGCTGGCATATTAAGGTTATCTGCATGTTCCCTATTTCAAAAGTGATCACAATGTTCTCTGCTTCTAGCCATTCAGCTAGCATTATTTGGGGAAGCTGACATTTATAATCAAATTTGCAGGGGTATGCTGAAAAAATAAGACCCATGGTTCGAGATGGTGTCTATTTTATGTATGAAGCTCTTCATGGCTCCCCAAAGAAAATTCTTGTTGAAGGAGCAAATGCAGCATTACTTGATATTGACTTTGGTAAGTTAAATTATAAAGTTGATTTAACTCCTAGGAGAttagttttattttgttatgCCTTTACATCTGCTTTGGAAACTGTAGGAAAATAGAGACACAAAATAATCTTTAATGGGAGCAAATCTCCCAAAAGTAAATCACAATAAGCCAGAGATTTTACCATTAGCAGGATTAAGCACTTAGTGTTTAAATATTGATCTTACTGAAGTTTGTCCCAGTGGGGTTGAAATTTCACTCTAGCTATTGTCTTTATTGCATATAAACTTGTGTGCACACAGCCACACAGACCAAGCACCCATTGCAATGCTGCTGAGTAATTCCTCtgcagtgtgcgtgtgtgtgtgtgtgtgtgtgtatggggatTAAACCCAGTGCAGGTAGCCTGTGAACCTGTCTTCTTTAGTTGATCTCTGTTGTCTTACCAAAAGTCTAATTAAGCCACCTGGTCTCCATGAAGATGGAATAAAGAACTGGGGAAATGCTCCAGTCCGAGGAGGCCGGATATTAGCTGCAGATATTCAGAGCTACTTGTATAGAATACTGGGACTGTCAAATTATGACCTTTATGCCAGGCTGTCTGTGGGTGTTGCAGAAATACTTTCTGTGATACTTTGTGATACATAGGACTgtgaaaaaagctttgcacagcagcAGTACCAGATTGAGTTTGTAATGAAAATAATATCAAGATCCTTTTAAATTTCACCATTATGGGCAGCCCTCAAAGAGATTTGCAAAGGATGAATGCAGAAAAGCTTATGCATAGGAACAGATTGCACATACTTGAGGAAAGTACCACCTTAAGTATAAGAAAGTAGTATTTTTTCCTATTTGGCTGAGTGAAACTTCTTGATCACTAAAAATGTGCTTATAGAAAATGCAATGGTAAGTCCATTCTTTGTGTGGAAAAAGTCCTTCATTTTGAGGGTGATTCTGTGGAGTTtcagaaatataaatacatatcaTTCACTACAGGAGAAAGCAAGCTGGGGAAAAACAGCtcagtttgttttcttaaaagcagAACGGGTGTGTGTAGTAAGGAGAATTTACCTTGCTCTTTGGCTGCTTTTTAAGTTTACTTTAGCTCCTCATTGCAAAACATACAGGTGAAAATCTCCTTTGAATTAATAAATGAAAGTCTTTGTTTCCTGTCATTGCTGAAACGTGgttgtgctgttttgtttttctgacagGCACGTATCCTTTCGTGACTTCATCGAACTGCACCATAGGCGGTGTGTGCACTGGACTTGGTGTTCCTCCCCAGCATATTGGTGACGTGTATGGTGTGGTGAAGGCATATACAACTAGGGTGGGAATTGGAGCCTTCCCCACTGAACAGATTAACGTAGGTTTAATGTTACAAAATGCAATATATATAGTTGCCAAGAAATAAGGTCAATGGAATAGAATGTTTTAATAACAGGGTAAGGGTTTCCCACTGACAAATAAATGCCATAACAATGCCAAGCAGTCTCACTCATGAAGACTGTAGAATTACCTGATGAACTTAAGGCGTTTGTATTCAAAGGAAGGAAACACCAGTGTGATGACGTTATATTACAGATTGTATTCCAGGTGCATTTCAGTGGCAAAACCTTGTCATAGGCTAGAACTGTGAATGCATCTCAGGAAAGCTTAAATTACATGATGCAGTTCTGTGCTTAACAGCCTGTATTCCAAATGATTTGTAGAATAAATTTGGTCTGTACATCAGCCCAGTCATGCACAAATTGGTCAAtaaaaagaagagggagagattTTGATTCTTTTAAGCTGTATATTGTATTTTCATTATCAAGAAACTAGAAAGCTCAAGATATTGATTATGAGCTATGCACACAGAATTCTCTAGGTCACTGATCTGAATCTGATTAAAGGATGTAGTCACTAAAATCCATTTTCTAATGGCTGCAAATGAATTGGCGACATCTTTTTGTTTCATGAATCGTAAGAGTAAAGTTTATTTCTTCTTAATTCTTTCTACACTACAAAAGTTGCCAACCCAAAGGGAACAGATGGCATTCTCATACTGTGGTAGTACATAGGAGTCCTAGCCATGGCTATTGATCTTGTCCCAAGAATTTACAGTCTGAACCCAAAACCAATAGATGCCTAAAGACCAGACAAAGAAAGTAAACACagactcttaaaagaaaaaacagggctGAACTGACAAGGAAATCTTTCTGTTggatgaaaaatgaagaaagggtCTCTCTGGAACATGAACCAGACATATTTAATAAGTGTTCTGGAAAGACAGTGGCTGAGATATGTAAGTAGTGACTGAGATACAAGGGCTTTACTCTCCAACTAAGTCCccttttaagaaaacagaactttttttttaaggaattgacCAACTAGTTTTTTCTTGCTATTTGTTTATTACTTCTACCTATTTTAGTGAAATGCCACCAGCATCCTTTTTATCTTTTAGGAAATTGGAGACCTTTTACAGTCCCGTGGCCATGAGTGGGGAGTAACCACAGGCAGAAAAAGACGCTGTGGCTGGTTAGatcttgtcattttgaaatatgcTCATATGATCAACGGATTCACTGCGTAAGCATCACAGATTTTGCACTACATTTGGAACTGATTATTTTGTGCTTCGCAGAATAAAATATGTAGGTAACATTAATGAAAATCCAGTAAAGTTTTACCttttaagtaataaaataattgaCAGTGGGCAACTGAAAATTGTCTTACTGATAATAATATCTATctgctaatacatttttttcaaatcaaGTAAAATGACAACATTATGATAATGCTTTTTTTATGATTTCATTTTGCTTACATCAGTTGACCAATACAGAATGAATCAATATATCAGTTAGTTTTCACTAAAATGGTTTACTGTAGTGCTGTTGATCCAGCGCGTTCATATTCACTTATATCATGATTTAAAGTGCACTGATTTTAGGCTTTTGTTGACTCTAGTGGATCAGGCTTACAGAACTAAATTCTGCATTATTTACACATACTACCTCCTCAAGTGAAACAGGTGGGATGATGCAGAGTGTTCAGGAGCTGGCCCAGCTTTCATTCCAATCTTGATAGGTCCATTTATCTACAGAGGTGTATTCTAATACTGTATTGTAAGAGTTGCTTTTAGTGGGCCGAGAGTTGGGACTTAGCAAGTTGTTGGGCTggtaaattattttataattcaaaatatattttaaattgccaGGAAAAAGTGGCTGTTTAAAGGAATTGTTTAAGTGCATAATGCCATCAAATTAGCTTTTGTCTAATGCTAAAGATATGAGCTGAAATGAATAACTATCATAAACTGTTAATTTAAAACTAATAATCTGCCTTTTTGGATAAAGTTGAAAAAGTTTCAGTAAAATTCTGTTCATGTAAGGTGTAGACTTACACATCCATTCAGACAAACATGTTCATATATACAAACGTGAACCTGGGCATTTTGCTAGCTTGCAAATTGCAGCCTAACTGGTATTGTTTTTACTAATAATCTTATAAAGgaacaaaatacaaaaagatcTTTGTGCATTATTTatcaaaaggcttttaaaataattttttactaAGCTTTGTATTTTGCTTTAACTTACACAGCTCTAGTTTATGTGGAAATAGCATTAGGAAGccattttgtttccttctgttttattGATGGAAGCGTAGCAATTGTATAGAAATGAAACTGTGTCAGCTCTGGTAACtatgacatttaaaaaacaagtggAGATGAGGccttcaaaaaaggcaaaaaaaatcgcTCTATGCTGCTTCTTTCCCAAAAGgccttttattttaatctttgcaTTCATTATATCCTTACTGAGCAAAAAATGTAACATTGACAATATAGGTACATACCTGGCTAAATCCTTACCTATTAACATTTTTACCAGCCAAGGTCTGGCATATTGTTTCTAGAGAATTTGACaagttttaaaatgcagttttactTTGATCAGTGGTCGCTACAATGTTCTCTTGATGTTCCATTTTTGTGTCTCAATATGTTCATTCGAAAGATGAAAAAGGTTCATTAAACTGCCGACACCAATAGCTTAGCCAGAGTACTGGAAGTCAAACTGGGGTCTTTCCTACTGTATTTCATACATGGTTAGCAAGCCAGATTATGCTTGCAGAGTCTGGTTTTAAAAGTGGAATTTAGTAAATAAGTCTGTCTCATAGCTGTTGTGAATCTGTAGGAATAACAGGAATAATTAATAGTAGTGAGATAAAGTGACATGCCATTGTATACACCCAAACCAAGTTCAATAAGCGCCACTTTACATAGTCACCTTGCATTTTAAAAGGATATAACTGAACACTGTGCACCTGTATGAGCAGCCAAGCATTTAGAAATCAATCtttgccctcaggagccccagatcctggaggcaagagagaaagtctggagagaggaagactttcccttggtggaggaggagtgggttagagatcatttaagcaaacttgacacccacaaatccatgggccctgatgggatgcacccacgagtgctgagggagctggcggacattattgctaagccactctccatcatctttgaaaggtcatggagaacaggagaggtgcccgaggactggaagaaagccaatgtcaccccagtcttcaaaaagggcaagaaggaggacccagggaactacaggccagtcagcctcacctccatccctggaaaggtgatggagcagctcatcctggaagccatctccaagcatgtggaggacaagaaggtgatcaggagtagtcagcatggcttcaccaaggggaaatcatgcctaaccaatctgatagcgttctatgatggaatgactggctgggtagatgaggggagagcagtggatgttgtctaccttgacttcagcaaggcttttgacactgtctcccatagcatcctcatagacaagctcaggaagtctgggttagatgagtggacagcgaggtggattgagaactggctgaatggcagagctcagagagttgtgatcagtggcacagagtctagttggaggcctgtagctagcggtgtcccccaggggtcagtcctgggtccagtcttgttcaacttcttcatcaatgacctgcatgaaggcacagagtgcacccgcagcaagtttgctgacgatacaaaactgggaggagtggctgatacaccagagggctgtgctgccattcaaagagacttggacaggctggagaggtgggcggagaggaacctcatgaagttcaacaaagggaagtgcagggtcctgcacctggggaggaataaccccatgcaccagtacaggttgggggttgacctgctggagagcagctctgccaagaaggacctgggagtgctggtggaca
This is a stretch of genomic DNA from Apteryx mantelli isolate bAptMan1 chromosome 4, bAptMan1.hap1, whole genome shotgun sequence. It encodes these proteins:
- the ADSS1 gene encoding adenylosuccinate synthetase isozyme 1 — its product is MSGTRASNDRTSHPGGGLKRARSEPGGNKVTVVLGAQWGDEGKGKVVDLLATESDIVCRCQGGNNAGHTVVVDGKEYDFHLFPSGIINPKAISFIGNGVVIHLPGLFEEAEKNEKKGLKDWEKRLVISDRAHIVFDFHQAVDGLQEVQRQAQEGKNIGTTKKGIGPTYSSKAARTGLRICDLLSDFDEFSSRFKNLAQQYKSMFPTLDVDIEGQLKKLKGYAEKIRPMVRDGVYFMYEALHGSPKKILVEGANAALLDIDFGTYPFVTSSNCTIGGVCTGLGVPPQHIGDVYGVVKAYTTRVGIGAFPTEQINEIGDLLQSRGHEWGVTTGRKRRCGWLDLVILKYAHMINGFTALALTKLDILDVLDEIKIGVAYNLGGKRIPYFPANQEILQKVEVEYETMPGWKTDTTGARKWEDLPPKAQNYIRCVENHVGVPVKWVGVGKSRESMIQLF